One window from the genome of Rhodopirellula halodulae encodes:
- a CDS encoding purine-nucleoside phosphorylase, with protein sequence MTTSPRSFAASNPTPNAPSSAEESTDDFAGDRASNHNDELLSVQIAELRKRAPILDDFSSRPLGVILGSGLGGLADSIESPVTVSYREIPGLAGSTAAGHRGEFLVGFLESRPIVAMAGRLHTYEGHAIADVTRPVALMAGVGVDRLLVSCAAGGLNPSYSVGDLVILSDHSSWLHGKLGALPQPDLTGAGVPTFRRSLQTCDVELHRIAKETARQNSFDLHRGMYLAVTGPNYETRAECRMMRRLGADLVGMSTVPELLLAASKGVRTLGIAVVTNLALPDAPATADHKEVLDVCGQAADRLQQIVRAIALDGNRSVG encoded by the coding sequence TTGACCACCTCGCCACGCTCGTTCGCCGCTTCGAATCCCACGCCGAATGCACCCTCCTCCGCCGAAGAGTCGACGGATGATTTCGCGGGCGATCGTGCGTCGAACCACAACGACGAGCTTCTATCAGTCCAAATTGCGGAACTTCGCAAGCGAGCCCCCATCCTCGACGATTTTTCGTCACGTCCTTTGGGAGTGATTCTAGGCAGCGGTTTGGGCGGGTTGGCGGACTCAATTGAATCCCCCGTCACCGTCTCATACAGAGAGATCCCGGGCCTGGCAGGTTCAACCGCGGCCGGACACCGCGGCGAATTTTTGGTGGGTTTTTTGGAGTCACGCCCCATCGTGGCAATGGCCGGCCGACTACACACGTACGAGGGTCACGCGATTGCGGACGTGACTCGTCCCGTCGCATTGATGGCCGGCGTCGGGGTGGATCGACTGCTGGTGAGCTGTGCCGCAGGCGGACTGAATCCTAGCTACAGCGTCGGCGACCTGGTGATATTGTCCGATCACAGCAGCTGGCTGCATGGCAAGTTGGGTGCGTTGCCTCAGCCCGACTTGACTGGCGCTGGCGTACCAACTTTTCGGCGTTCGTTGCAAACTTGTGATGTGGAACTCCACCGCATCGCGAAAGAGACTGCCAGGCAAAATAGCTTTGATCTGCACCGCGGAATGTACTTGGCCGTGACGGGGCCGAATTACGAAACCCGAGCGGAATGCCGCATGATGCGACGCTTGGGAGCGGACTTGGTCGGCATGAGCACAGTGCCCGAACTGCTGCTGGCCGCTTCAAAGGGTGTTCGGACTTTGGGCATTGCCGTCGTCACCAATTTGGCTCTCCCGGACGCACCGGCAACCGCCGATCATAAAGAAGTCCTGGATGTGTGCGGCCAAGCGGCTGACCGACTACAACAAATCGTGCGAGCAATCGCGTTGGATGGGAACCGATCTGTCGGTTAG
- a CDS encoding tributyrin esterase, translating to MTKEATTPDHKLDITNLSDAELHAALKEIPCSVDEDAPPPLVELKGLAGQNSALMRCAFPLRFQCTGDLGDYAFAFCRDAEFRLDGNVGHGAGEGMHRGVVLITGNAGCGLGTAMTGGTLAVYGSAGDRVGAAMRGGSIFVRGNVGDDTGAGALGGTIVVGGDAGERLGDALNNVTVFLRGKAKSLAPGVVEAPLRKREEVRLGLLLMGASIRGAASEFRRVIPKARLEAEEAGAGEIRPNWR from the coding sequence GTGACGAAGGAAGCCACAACGCCCGACCACAAGCTCGACATCACCAACCTGTCGGACGCGGAACTGCACGCCGCTCTGAAAGAAATCCCATGCTCGGTTGATGAAGATGCACCGCCGCCTTTGGTCGAATTGAAAGGCCTGGCGGGGCAAAACTCCGCATTGATGCGATGTGCGTTTCCTCTGCGTTTTCAGTGCACCGGCGACCTGGGTGACTACGCCTTTGCCTTTTGCCGTGACGCTGAGTTCCGCTTGGACGGAAACGTCGGGCATGGCGCAGGCGAAGGCATGCACCGAGGCGTCGTTCTGATCACGGGCAACGCGGGTTGCGGATTGGGAACCGCGATGACCGGAGGCACCCTGGCCGTCTACGGTTCGGCGGGTGACCGAGTCGGGGCGGCGATGCGTGGTGGCAGTATCTTTGTCCGAGGCAACGTCGGTGACGACACGGGCGCGGGCGCCTTGGGCGGCACGATCGTCGTCGGTGGCGATGCGGGGGAACGGCTGGGCGACGCCCTGAACAACGTCACGGTCTTCCTGCGAGGCAAAGCGAAGTCGCTGGCTCCGGGTGTCGTCGAAGCTCCCCTGAGAAAACGCGAAGAAGTCCGACTCGGATTGCTACTCATGGGAGCTTCCATTCGCGGGGCCGCTTCGGAGTTTCGTCGCGTGATCCCCAAAGCTCGATTGGAAGCTGAAGAAGCGGGCGCCGGTGAAATCCGTCCCAATTGGCGATGA